In Paracoccus jeotgali, the following are encoded in one genomic region:
- a CDS encoding DUF736 domain-containing protein codes for MSQIGQLTREETGFTGQLRTLTLDVSLALVPVENSEAENAPAYRVHVDNADGPEVGAAWKRSGEKAGEYFSVLLDDPALPQSIRANLFRDDDAGAAWSLHWNRPKPREDRD; via the coding sequence ATGTCACAGATCGGACAGTTAACCCGCGAAGAAACGGGTTTCACCGGACAGCTCCGGACGCTCACACTCGACGTCTCGCTTGCGCTCGTCCCGGTGGAAAACAGCGAGGCCGAGAACGCGCCGGCCTACCGGGTGCATGTCGATAATGCGGACGGTCCGGAGGTCGGAGCCGCCTGGAAACGCAGCGGCGAGAAGGCTGGTGAGTACTTCTCCGTGCTGCTCGACGATCCCGCCCTGCCGCAGTCGATCCGCGCCAATCTCTTCCGCGACGATGACGCCGGTGCCGCCTGGTCGCTGCACTGGAACCGTCCGAAACCCCGCGAAGACCGGGACTGA
- a CDS encoding CopG family transcriptional regulator, producing MNVYFDPPLLSQVEAVALCRNVSKSAVIEAAVASFLSGDTSERMEAALSRRLDRLGRQVEGLDEDLAVVGETLSLFIRFWMTVTPPLPEASRDAARAKGAERFEGFLQSLGSKLAAGDRFLRDVTRDRVGEGGRKEAYRGNEGI from the coding sequence ATGAATGTCTATTTCGACCCGCCGCTGCTGAGCCAGGTCGAGGCGGTCGCGCTGTGCCGGAACGTCTCGAAATCCGCCGTCATCGAGGCAGCGGTCGCGTCTTTTCTATCGGGTGACACGAGCGAGCGCATGGAGGCCGCGCTCTCCCGGCGGCTCGACAGGCTCGGCCGTCAGGTCGAGGGTCTCGACGAGGATCTCGCCGTCGTTGGGGAAACCCTGTCGCTCTTCATCCGCTTCTGGATGACCGTCACGCCGCCCTTGCCCGAAGCATCGCGGGACGCCGCCCGTGCGAAAGGCGCTGAGCGCTTCGAGGGGTTCCTACAAAGCCTCGGCAGCAAACTCGCTGCAGGCGACAGGTTCTTGCGTGACGTTACCCGGGACCGTGTCGGCGAGGGCGGGCGGAAAGAGGCTTATCGTGGAAATGAGGGGATCTGA
- a CDS encoding lytic transglycosylase domain-containing protein → MRHCHIAALVCALLSFSQGPTIAHAEPVPAQIAAHPHGAFIAEAAQRFGIQAHWIVAVMRAESANDPRAVSRAGAMGLMQVMPGTWAALRARLRLGEDPHDPRDNILAGTAYLREMGDRYGNVAAMLAAYNAGPGRYDAYLETGRALPAETRAYVAALAPLLGSGTPSEAQMVAQALPPDWRDAALFVVRSEQQIGSGLPGSAPGSAAPADGIFVTPGAGSGGP, encoded by the coding sequence ATGCGGCACTGTCACATCGCGGCGCTCGTTTGCGCCTTGTTGTCGTTCAGCCAAGGCCCAACCATCGCGCATGCGGAACCCGTTCCGGCGCAGATCGCGGCACATCCCCATGGCGCCTTCATTGCCGAGGCTGCACAGCGTTTCGGGATCCAGGCACACTGGATCGTCGCGGTGATGCGCGCCGAAAGCGCCAATGATCCGCGCGCCGTCAGCCGCGCTGGAGCCATGGGGCTGATGCAGGTCATGCCTGGCACCTGGGCCGCCTTGCGCGCGCGCCTCAGGCTCGGGGAAGACCCACATGATCCGCGCGACAACATCCTCGCCGGGACCGCCTATCTGCGCGAGATGGGGGACCGTTACGGCAACGTCGCCGCCATGCTTGCCGCCTACAATGCCGGTCCCGGTCGCTACGACGCTTATCTCGAAACGGGGCGTGCCTTGCCAGCCGAGACGCGCGCCTACGTGGCGGCACTCGCCCCTCTTCTCGGCAGTGGGACTCCTTCGGAAGCGCAGATGGTTGCGCAAGCTCTGCCGCCGGACTGGCGCGATGCGGCGTTGTTCGTTGTGCGGTCCGAGCAGCAAATCGGGTCTGGCCTGCCGGGGAGCGCGCCGGGATCCGCAGCCCCGGCGGACGGGATTTTCGTGACCCCGGGCGCGGGATCGGGTGGACCATGA
- a CDS encoding ComEC/Rec2 family competence protein, which yields MKHGDGEPRDPTPYLGVVEDVIEAVPHDPLSRQFLLIDAVREDEFIRDSASAAESPDSLALVRIMSTPKRLNDMFGLAEVRPGNWLSFELDNSGGIPRAWEMRASENYASRRSRSVRGMRRIEASDGAARTSDGDLLTKLIDAAILQAKDSKRESAADAIEQIGVGGQIEIVVLDVGQASANLIRRDGQPIGFFDLGSPLWFNRGSFPIKYGLPALPSGFVILSHWDFDHFELGRRNAPYHQLRWFAPDQPVGLNTARFQKQLGHRLTFIDGPAAGGGFRMSRGISKVQNDRNGTGYLLRYEAEGKTALLTADASYDNIDPTMLSGVSRLTIPHHGAASTILPPPAVPTSRAVASFGLPNKYRHPDPQTLADHASQKWRIEATAAFGGRTRGNKMLFP from the coding sequence TTGAAACACGGCGATGGCGAACCGCGTGATCCGACACCCTATCTGGGCGTGGTCGAAGACGTGATCGAAGCTGTTCCCCATGACCCCCTCAGCCGGCAGTTTCTATTGATCGACGCCGTGCGGGAGGACGAGTTTATTCGCGACAGTGCGTCTGCGGCCGAGAGTCCAGACTCTCTAGCCCTTGTCCGCATCATGTCGACTCCAAAGCGTCTTAACGACATGTTCGGTCTGGCCGAAGTCCGGCCGGGCAACTGGCTATCGTTTGAGTTGGACAATTCCGGCGGAATTCCCAGGGCTTGGGAGATGCGCGCATCCGAGAACTACGCCAGCAGGCGCTCTAGATCGGTACGTGGCATGCGCCGCATCGAGGCTTCGGACGGTGCCGCCCGGACCAGCGATGGCGATCTACTGACGAAACTTATTGATGCTGCTATTTTGCAGGCAAAAGATTCGAAGCGAGAAAGCGCGGCGGATGCGATCGAACAGATTGGCGTTGGCGGACAGATCGAGATTGTCGTCCTCGATGTGGGCCAAGCTTCGGCAAACCTCATACGGCGTGATGGCCAGCCGATTGGCTTCTTTGATCTTGGATCCCCGCTTTGGTTCAACAGGGGTTCGTTTCCAATCAAATATGGTTTGCCAGCCTTACCATCAGGGTTCGTCATATTGTCCCATTGGGACTTTGACCACTTTGAACTCGGACGGCGCAATGCTCCATACCACCAGCTTCGGTGGTTTGCACCGGATCAACCAGTCGGCTTGAATACGGCTCGTTTCCAGAAGCAACTAGGTCATCGCCTAACGTTTATTGATGGACCTGCAGCGGGGGGAGGTTTCCGTATGTCGCGGGGGATATCCAAAGTGCAAAATGATCGAAACGGAACCGGGTACCTGTTGCGGTATGAAGCAGAGGGTAAGACAGCCTTGCTGACCGCAGATGCAAGTTACGACAACATTGATCCGACCATGTTATCTGGTGTGAGCAGACTGACGATACCCCATCATGGTGCGGCTTCGACTATCTTGCCGCCTCCAGCTGTTCCTACCAGTCGCGCAGTAGCGTCTTTTGGACTGCCAAACAAGTACAGGCACCCAGACCCACAAACACTGGCGGATCACGCCAGCCAAAAATGGCGGATCGAGGCTACGGCTGCTTTTGGAGGGCGCACTCGAGGAAACAAAATGCTTTTCCCTTGA
- a CDS encoding 7-cyano-7-deazaguanine synthase: protein MSAHHNIMGSATKHLHVLEKGQRLGRTKSPGVVTAAIERQITFDAAILDTLDVKGCQPLHYDLLVICAAIEFADRRWRRPRGWSRNLHLTMPVIDLTAWQKPAVQEELVSVLRHLTGDDWQFTFVQAENHSPIGDRQGILNFPTTKTFAIAYSDGLDSRAVSALSGTKDEGLCIRVANFRNRRKKGDSYFTQIPFKVKGFRSNESSFRSRGFQFAAVTAIVAHLANLTKVIVPESGQGALGPVLLPLHNIYPDYRNHPTFFRRMERFVQSVLNHKVRYEQPRLWSTKGQTLRAFLEIPGKAEDDLKSARSCWQNRRIVNTDGGKKQCGLCAACLLRRLSMHAAGITEKPDAYVISDLSSPDLHEALSCLPRKADRDIMAEYGSVGARHLQQLAEMADLPDSDLRAHAWEIAAATGASYAETLGRLRALLMTHAQEWQAFLSAQGKQSFLRSWMEGGRYGRPE from the coding sequence GTGAGTGCGCACCACAACATCATGGGCTCGGCGACCAAGCACCTGCATGTTCTCGAAAAAGGGCAGAGACTTGGCCGAACCAAATCGCCAGGCGTTGTTACTGCCGCAATCGAGCGACAGATTACCTTCGATGCGGCGATCCTTGACACTTTAGATGTCAAGGGGTGCCAGCCGCTGCACTACGATCTGTTGGTCATCTGCGCCGCCATTGAGTTCGCGGACCGTCGCTGGAGGCGCCCGCGTGGCTGGTCTCGGAACCTTCACCTCACGATGCCGGTGATTGACCTGACGGCCTGGCAGAAGCCTGCTGTGCAGGAAGAGCTCGTGAGTGTGCTGCGACACCTTACGGGTGACGACTGGCAGTTCACGTTTGTGCAGGCGGAGAACCACTCCCCGATTGGAGATCGGCAAGGGATATTGAACTTCCCGACGACCAAGACGTTCGCCATCGCCTACAGCGATGGGCTGGACTCTCGGGCGGTGTCGGCACTCAGCGGCACGAAGGATGAAGGGCTTTGCATTCGCGTCGCCAACTTCCGCAATCGGCGGAAGAAGGGAGATAGCTACTTCACGCAGATACCCTTCAAGGTGAAGGGCTTCCGCAGCAACGAGAGCAGCTTCCGGTCGCGCGGTTTCCAGTTCGCGGCAGTGACCGCGATCGTCGCGCATCTCGCAAACCTGACGAAGGTTATCGTTCCGGAAAGCGGCCAAGGCGCGCTTGGGCCTGTCCTGCTCCCTCTGCACAACATCTACCCGGACTACCGCAACCATCCGACGTTCTTTCGGCGCATGGAGCGCTTCGTTCAGTCCGTGCTGAACCACAAGGTTCGCTATGAGCAACCGCGCCTTTGGTCGACGAAGGGGCAGACGCTGCGCGCCTTTCTGGAGATTCCAGGCAAGGCCGAAGATGACCTGAAGAGCGCCCGCTCCTGCTGGCAGAACCGCCGGATCGTGAACACGGATGGAGGAAAAAAGCAGTGCGGCCTCTGCGCGGCCTGCCTGCTTCGACGCCTGAGCATGCACGCGGCCGGCATCACCGAGAAGCCAGATGCCTATGTCATCTCGGATCTGAGCTCCCCTGACCTGCACGAGGCGCTATCTTGTCTCCCCCGAAAAGCCGACCGGGACATCATGGCAGAGTACGGGAGCGTCGGCGCGCGCCACCTTCAGCAACTTGCCGAGATGGCTGACCTGCCCGATAGCGACCTCCGCGCGCATGCTTGGGAGATCGCAGCGGCCACCGGCGCGAGCTACGCAGAAACGCTGGGGAGGTTGAGGGCCTTGCTCATGACCCATGCGCAAGAATGGCAGGCATTTCTGTCTGCCCAAGGAAAACAAAGCTTCTTGAGGAGCTGGATGGAGGGAGGACGCTATGGCAGACCTGAATGA
- a CDS encoding S26 family signal peptidase, giving the protein MKRRVILLLAAMGLATLAVPSVAVLPAWLIWNASASVPLGLYWVERPTGLDIGDLVAVMPPAPLAAFMVTRGYIGADVPLLKHVAGLPGQRICRIGATVIVDDVVLAQALPRDRLGRDLPDWQGCRLLREGEIFLMNREVRDSLDGRYFGPLPADAVIGMARPIWVASEPAEPRDGRFIHP; this is encoded by the coding sequence ATGAAGCGCCGCGTGATCCTCCTCTTGGCCGCGATGGGTCTGGCGACTCTTGCAGTTCCGTCAGTCGCAGTTCTGCCCGCGTGGCTGATCTGGAACGCGTCTGCCAGCGTGCCACTCGGACTCTACTGGGTCGAGCGCCCGACCGGGCTCGACATCGGCGACCTCGTCGCGGTCATGCCGCCAGCGCCCCTTGCCGCGTTCATGGTTACGCGCGGCTATATCGGCGCGGATGTCCCGCTCTTGAAGCATGTCGCGGGCCTGCCGGGACAGCGCATTTGCCGCATCGGCGCGACAGTCATCGTCGATGACGTCGTCCTTGCGCAAGCGCTGCCTCGGGATCGGCTCGGTCGCGATCTGCCCGACTGGCAGGGCTGCCGCCTGCTTCGGGAAGGCGAAATCTTCCTCATGAATCGCGAAGTCCGGGACAGCCTCGATGGCCGCTATTTCGGGCCGCTCCCGGCTGACGCCGTCATCGGCATGGCGCGCCCGATCTGGGTGGCTTCCGAGCCAGCCGAGCCCCGAGACGGGCGCTTCATCCACCCCTGA
- a CDS encoding replication initiator protein A, translating into MAYPFFSLSKSPRIRPIDFVAGNVAIRVEAVPDHGMATIWDADILIWAASQIVEARDAGLRTSRLMAATPYEILNFTGRGTSLRDYQRLKAALDRLQSTTVATTIRQPAEGRRHRFSWINEWHERSDARGRPDGIELIVPDWFYRAVLDDALILTIDRAYFDLTGGLDRWLYRLVRKHGGRQAGGWRFDFRHLHQKSGSLSPFKRFAFELRDIIRRQPLPGYVLFAEIESGGRMLLAFEPAAPCGQAVNGLVPSGTLSSCYREPKPRSTTCTTTENRALNLESNKDSNLEEHRTAVETLIARTGAALKAGYRRRGRGLEKPVLREPELPLGKPGERP; encoded by the coding sequence ATGGCTTATCCGTTCTTCTCCCTGTCCAAGTCGCCGCGCATCCGCCCCATCGATTTCGTGGCGGGAAACGTCGCAATCCGCGTCGAGGCCGTGCCCGATCACGGCATGGCCACGATCTGGGATGCCGATATCCTGATCTGGGCCGCGAGCCAGATCGTCGAAGCGCGCGATGCAGGCCTGCGCACCTCGCGGCTGATGGCGGCCACACCCTATGAGATTCTCAACTTCACCGGGCGCGGGACGTCGCTTCGAGACTATCAGCGCCTGAAGGCCGCGCTGGACCGGCTGCAGTCGACCACGGTGGCGACAACGATCCGCCAGCCCGCCGAGGGGCGACGCCATCGCTTCTCCTGGATCAACGAATGGCATGAACGCAGCGACGCGAGGGGGCGACCTGACGGCATCGAGCTGATCGTCCCGGACTGGTTCTATCGCGCTGTCCTCGATGACGCGCTGATCCTGACTATCGACCGCGCCTATTTCGATCTGACAGGCGGCCTCGACCGCTGGCTCTACCGCCTTGTGCGCAAACATGGCGGGCGACAGGCGGGTGGCTGGCGCTTCGATTTCCGTCACCTGCATCAGAAATCCGGAAGCTTGTCACCCTTCAAGCGCTTCGCCTTCGAGCTGCGCGACATCATCCGCCGCCAGCCGCTGCCCGGCTATGTCCTCTTCGCCGAGATCGAATCCGGCGGCCGCATGCTGCTGGCCTTCGAGCCTGCCGCGCCCTGTGGACAAGCTGTGAATGGCCTCGTGCCATCGGGAACCCTAAGCTCGTGCTATCGGGAACCGAAACCGCGCTCAACCACATGCACCACAACAGAAAATCGCGCCCTTAACTTAGAGTCTAACAAAGATTCTAACCTTGAAGAGCACAGGACCGCTGTCGAAACCTTGATCGCAAGGACTGGTGCCGCGCTGAAGGCCGGGTATCGGCGCCGGGGAAGGGGGCTCGAAAAGCCCGTTCTACGAGAACCAGAATTGCCCCTCGGCAAGCCGGGGGAACGGCCATGA
- a CDS encoding helix-turn-helix domain-containing protein yields MADLNELSAQEIGRRLRLARENAGIRQDEAAQVIGMSRPTLVSIEKGVRRVRIQEMQSLARHYGVSVNALLRREAVHTDLVPRFRKLRETEDKDTAEAVQIFNRLIKADVELENVLGIERRRNYPPERGVNTGNVVALAERHAQELRDWLGLGSGPIADIFSVIELGLGIRLYQRRLSSSSKVAGLFTYEEGVGACIFLNANHPLPRRIQSAAHELGHFYGTRHSPEVLDEDEKFLSREERYAHAFGRAFITPASSFAESYRQLKEITGKTTRRLIILLANQYNISRQACVLRLEELELVKKGTWDWFEKNGGITEKDVREVLGETADRNDPAKSDADRRVSHRMSLMAHAAWKRELMSEGQLAELLTIGRVEVRTIIDQIELEESGPDDLLKLPD; encoded by the coding sequence ATGGCAGACCTGAATGAACTGAGCGCTCAAGAGATTGGACGTCGGCTACGTCTGGCGCGGGAGAACGCAGGCATTCGACAAGATGAGGCTGCCCAGGTCATTGGCATGTCGCGGCCAACCCTCGTTTCCATTGAAAAAGGCGTCCGCCGTGTTCGCATTCAAGAGATGCAGTCATTGGCACGCCACTATGGCGTCTCGGTCAACGCACTCCTGCGGCGGGAGGCTGTGCACACCGACCTTGTGCCGCGATTCCGCAAGCTCCGGGAGACCGAAGACAAGGACACCGCTGAGGCCGTCCAAATCTTCAACAGGCTGATCAAAGCGGATGTCGAACTGGAAAACGTGCTGGGTATCGAGCGGAGACGAAACTATCCCCCTGAGCGCGGCGTCAACACGGGCAATGTCGTCGCACTGGCCGAACGGCATGCTCAGGAGCTTCGTGACTGGTTGGGTCTGGGTTCAGGGCCGATCGCGGATATTTTCTCGGTCATTGAGCTGGGCCTTGGTATTCGGCTGTATCAGCGCCGCTTGTCGTCAAGCTCGAAGGTCGCGGGCTTGTTCACGTATGAAGAGGGCGTAGGTGCCTGCATTTTCCTGAATGCGAACCACCCTCTCCCCAGGCGCATCCAATCTGCCGCGCACGAGCTCGGGCACTTTTACGGGACGCGGCACTCTCCCGAGGTGCTCGACGAGGACGAAAAGTTCCTGTCGCGGGAGGAGCGTTATGCGCACGCCTTCGGTCGGGCGTTCATTACGCCTGCGTCGAGCTTCGCGGAAAGCTACCGACAGCTAAAAGAGATCACCGGAAAGACGACGCGCCGACTGATCATTCTTTTGGCAAATCAATACAATATCTCCCGTCAAGCCTGTGTCCTGCGACTGGAGGAACTGGAACTTGTCAAGAAGGGCACGTGGGACTGGTTTGAAAAAAACGGCGGAATTACCGAGAAGGACGTTCGGGAAGTTCTCGGTGAGACGGCAGATCGGAACGACCCGGCCAAGAGTGATGCCGACCGACGCGTCTCCCACCGAATGAGCTTGATGGCGCATGCGGCGTGGAAGCGCGAGCTCATGTCGGAAGGGCAACTTGCGGAACTGTTGACTATCGGAAGAGTGGAGGTACGCACCATTATCGATCAGATCGAGCTTGAGGAAAGTGGGCCGGATGACCTTCTCAAGCTCCCTGATTGA
- a CDS encoding DUF2285 domain-containing protein, which produces MAILLPLDDDLPGRIEAIQRFWQMLKARPVPRDTRMTPYQRQRFRLMMQAADGRAAGASYREIGVALFGERRVLGEPWKTFPLRAAVIALARNASALIGGGYLGLLRHRRKP; this is translated from the coding sequence ATGGCCATCCTGCTGCCCCTTGATGATGACCTGCCGGGCCGGATCGAAGCGATCCAACGGTTCTGGCAGATGCTGAAGGCGCGCCCGGTCCCGCGCGATACTCGCATGACCCCATACCAGCGTCAGCGGTTCCGCCTGATGATGCAGGCCGCAGACGGGCGTGCCGCGGGCGCGAGCTACCGCGAGATCGGCGTCGCGCTCTTCGGGGAACGGCGCGTCCTAGGTGAACCGTGGAAGACCTTCCCGCTGCGGGCAGCGGTCATCGCGCTCGCCCGAAATGCCTCAGCGCTGATCGGCGGCGGGTATCTGGGCCTCCTGCGGCACCGTCGAAAACCCTAG
- a CDS encoding DUF2840 domain-containing protein: MTGKLPQQLDAHTTQDRPIASITWVDLTFQRRRVEQWIRFGHPCREQVIDRQRRRVGFASGAIFGSVRWAGSEHGTVAVRLVILRAVFRTEPFQTLGFVHPGAEILLQLDGWPRVKRTLEIIDAIEALGIDPTAVAPDHWRHVHNRLLAGQSPSVYSSARHAAWLARRRIWP; the protein is encoded by the coding sequence ATGACTGGCAAGCTCCCGCAGCAACTCGACGCACACACGACGCAAGACCGGCCCATTGCGTCGATCACATGGGTCGATCTGACGTTCCAGCGACGCCGCGTCGAGCAGTGGATCCGCTTCGGCCACCCGTGCCGGGAACAGGTGATCGACCGGCAAAGACGGAGAGTTGGCTTTGCCTCCGGCGCGATCTTCGGCTCCGTCCGCTGGGCCGGAAGCGAGCATGGAACCGTCGCCGTGCGGCTCGTCATCTTGCGTGCTGTCTTCCGCACCGAGCCCTTCCAGACGCTCGGTTTCGTGCATCCCGGTGCCGAAATCCTGCTGCAGCTGGATGGCTGGCCGAGGGTCAAGCGCACCCTGGAAATCATCGACGCCATCGAAGCCCTCGGGATCGATCCGACCGCCGTCGCGCCAGATCATTGGCGTCATGTCCACAATCGCCTGCTGGCCGGACAGTCCCCGTCGGTCTATTCCTCCGCGCGGCATGCGGCCTGGCTTGCGCGGCGCAGGATCTGGCCATGA